Below is a genomic region from Mycobacteriales bacterium.
CTGCTGGCCGCCGCTCCACTGCTGGGTCGGCTGCGAGCCGGACTGGTAGTCCGGCTGCGCGGGCTGCTGCCCGTACTCGGGCTGGGCCGGCTGCTGGCCGTAGCCCTGCTGCCCGTAGTCCTGCTGCTGGCCGTAGCCCGGCTGCTGGCCGGACTGGTAGTCGGGCTGCGCGGGCTGCTGCCCGTACTGCTGGCCCGAGGGGTAGCCGCCCTGCGGCTGCTGGCCGGAGGGGTAGCCCTGCTGGCCCGGCTGCTGGCCCGGCTGCTGGCCCCAGCCCTGCTGCTGCCCGTAGTCCTGCTGCTGGCCGGACGGGTAGCCGCCGGGCGGCGGCTGCTGACCGTACTGCGGCTGCGCCGGCTCCTCGGCCTGCTCCTCCGGGCGGAACTGCCCGTACGGCTGCTGCCCGTAGGGCTGCTGGCCGCGCTGCGGGTCCTGCTCGGGCGGCTGCCCTGGCTGCATCGTGGTCTCCTCCACCTGCCCGTGCTTCGCTCGTCCGGCGACGAGACGCGCAACAGACCCTACGCGGTTCCCAGTGCCCAGGTGTACTTGCCCGAGCTGTCCACAAGTGTCACGGTAACTGGCTTTTTACTGCCCGTGATATCGGTCGCAATGCACGCGAATCGTACCCCGGCTTCGAGTCGTTGGTCGCCCGGGCAGCTGACGGTGACCGCTCCCCCGCCGCGGGCGGACAGATCGGCGCTCACCGCCTGCTGCACGCTGCCGGTGTCGACGTAGCGCGGGCGGGTCAGCCAGAGCGCCGCCCCGCCCCCGACCAGCACGAGGACGACGACGACCAGCCCGACGATCGTGACCCGGCGGGCCAGCGACGGGTCCTCCGGCGGCGGCTCGGGCGCGGGCGGCGGCTCCTCCTCCGGTCCGTAGCCGGGCGGCTGGACCGCGACGGCGAACTCCCGGGAGGAGCCCGGCGCCCCCTTCGGGGGCGCCGCCAGCCCCGGCCCGATCCGCGTCGACCCCGCGTCCGGCCGAAGACCCGCGTCCGGCCGAAGACCCGCGTCCGGCCGAAGACCCGCGTCCGGCCGAGCCCCGTCGCCCGGCCGAGGACCGTCGCCCGGCCGAGGACCCGCGCCCGGCCGAGGACCCGCGTCCGGCCGGGGAACCGGGTCCAGCGGCGTGTTGCAGCGTACGCAGGCAGGCGCGCCCGGCGGGCTGAGCGTGAGGCAGGTCTTGCAGGTCATCCCGTCCGGCACGGGTCAGACCGTACCGGCCGAGGCGACCACGCCCCGCCGCAGCGCCGACACCGCGGCCCGGGCCGTCGTGCCCAGCGCGGCGTCCGGCCCGGCCACCGCCGCGAGCTGGTCGAGCAGGTCCAGCAGCTGCTTGCACCAGCGGACGAAGTCGCCGGCCGAGAGCTCCTGCCCGGCCGTCGCCGACGAGCTCAGCACCCGGTCCAGCGGCTCCCCCCGGGCCCACCGGTACGCGGCCCAGGCGAAGCCCGGATCCGGCTCGCGGGTCAGCGCCAGCCCGTGCCGCTGCTCGTCCTCCTCCAGCTCGGTCCACAGCCGCCGGGTCTCCTCCAGCGCGGTCCGGACCTGGCCCTCGGGCAGCCGGACCGGGGCCTCGGCCTCCCGGCGGGACTCGTAGAGCAGCGCGGACACCGAGGCGGCCAGCTCGGCCGCGGACAGCGTCTCCCAGACGCCGGACCGGACGCACTCGGCCACCAGCAGGTCGGACTCGGACCAGATCCGGGCCAGCTGCCGGCCGGCGTCGGTCACCCCGCCGGCGTCCTTGCCCGAGCCGGACAGGTAGCCGCGGGCGGTGAGCAGCGCGCAGACCTGGTCGAAGGTCCGGGCGATGGAGTGGGTCCGGTTGTCCACCCGGTGCCGCAGGCCGTCGGTGTCGCGGCGCAGCCGCCCGTACCGCTCGGCCCAGCGGGCGTGCTCCTCCCGGTCCGCGCAGCCGTGGCAGGGGTGCTGCCGGATCTCCCGCCGCAGCCGGGCGATCTCGGCGTCGTCGGCCGCGGCCGAGCGGCCCTTCCCCGGCCGCGGCGCGTCCTCGGGCCGGGCGTTGCGCAGGGTCGAGGCCAGGTCCCGGCGGGCCTGCGGGGAGCGGTGGTCGAAGTGCTTGGGCACCTTGACCCGGGCCAGCGGCTCGACCGGGGTCGGGAAGTCGATCGGGGACAGCCGGCCGGCCCACCGGTCCTCGGTCACCACCAGCGGGCGGGTCTCCCGGGCCGGGTGCACGCCCGGGTCGACGACCACGGCCATC
It encodes:
- a CDS encoding DUF4333 domain-containing protein: MPDGMTCKTCLTLSPPGAPACVRCNTPLDPVPRPDAGPRPGAGPRPGDGPRPGDGARPDAGLRPDAGLRPDAGLRPDAGSTRIGPGLAAPPKGAPGSSREFAVAVQPPGYGPEEEPPPAPEPPPEDPSLARRVTIVGLVVVVLVLVGGGAALWLTRPRYVDTGSVQQAVSADLSARGGGAVTVSCPGDQRLEAGVRFACIATDITGSKKPVTVTLVDSSGKYTWALGTA